The Panicum virgatum strain AP13 chromosome 6K, P.virgatum_v5, whole genome shotgun sequence nucleotide sequence ATCATTTGGACGATTGGCCCGTCCACACCAGTTGCATAATCATGCTTGCGCCTGAAGAATATGATCATcttctctcattttttttcagaaaagaaAAGTGTTGAGTGCCACAGTAATGTATTTTCAATCTGGTTACAAAATGGAATGTCTGTGATCGAAAAGGCATGGTACCTGCCAGATTGGCGAGACCGAAAAgataagaaagaaagaaagtggCAGCCACGGCACCTACTACCTTCATCTCTGCTTCTTTTGTTCTGTTGTTCAAGCAAATAGAACGGGACAGCAGAAGACACTGATGTGAACGCAGCTTTCCTACTGAACAATGCTTCCAATTTTTTTCTCCCGTCTAGGCCCGTAGGCGAGAGAAGAATCTCTCAGGAAACCCGGTGGAAATAAAGGAGAGCGGCCGTGCAGCGCCCACAGGCCGCACACGGGCGCCAGCCGCAGCAGTGGTGGTGGTCTCGGCCTCCTACTCCTCCTCGTTCATGGCCGCCCGCTTCCTCGTACACCTGATCCTCGTAACCGCCGCAACCTCGGCCGCAGCCGCCACTTCGCCCGCCACCAATGCCACCGCGGGCCCGCGCGTGCCCGCGGCtcccggcgacgacggcggcaacGTCACCGGGTTCAGCTTCTCCGGCTTCGTCAGCGCGAACCGCGGCGCCAACGTGACGGTGCTCGGCGACGCCAACATCAACCAGGGCGCGCTCCAGATCACGCCGGACTCGCTCAACGACGCCGCCACCTTCCTCACCCACAAGTCCGGCCGCGTGCTCTACACGACGCCGTTCAGGCTCTGGCAGCGcgagggccatggcggcgcggacaacgccaccgccggcgggggCAAGAGGGTCGCGTCCTTCAGCACCGCCTTCACCATCAACATCTTCCGGCCCAACGGCACGGAGCCGGCGGAGGGGCTCGCGTTCGTCATCGCGCCGTCCGCGGACGAGCCGCCCGCCGGGAGCTCCGGCGGGTACCTCGGCCTCACCAATGCCGCCACCGACGGGAACGCCACCAACCAGAtcgtcgccgtcgagctcgACACCGAGAAGCAGCCGTACGACCCGGACGACAACCACGTCGGGCTCAACGTCAACAGCGTCGTCTCCGTCGCCACCACCTCGCTCGAGCCCCTTGGCATCGAGATCTCGCCCGTCAAGCCGGCGAACTACACCGTGTGGGTCGACTACgacggcgccgcgcgccgcatCGCGGTGTTCATGGCCGTGGCGGGGAGGGCGAAGCCCCGGAGGGCGGTCCTCGCCGAGCCGCTGGACCTCGGGGCGGCCGCTGCGGAGTGGTCCTACTTCGGGTTCTCGGCGTCAACGGGGCGCAAGTACCAGCTCAACTGCGTCCTGGCGTGGGACATGGCGATGGAGAAGCTCCcctgcgacgacgacggcggcgacgccagGAGGCGGCGCACGCTCGGGCTGGCCGTCGGGGTGCCCGTGGGGGTGACCGCGCTAGCCGCCGTGGCCGTCGTGGCGTACGTGTGCGCGGTGAAGCGGCGGAAGGTGCACGGCGGCGACGACAGCAGCGCCATCACCGGCACGATGATCCGGAGCCTTGCCGGCGGGCCGCGGGAGTTCGACTACCGCGAGATCCGCAAGGCGACCAACAACttcgacgagaagatgaagctGGGGCAGGGCGGGTACGGGGTGGTGTACCGGGGCGTGGTGGTCGGCGACCACACCAGCCCCGGCGGCCCCGGgagcgcggtggaggtggcCGTCAAGAAGTTCTCGCGCGCGAGCACGCAGGGCCAGAACGACTTCCTCGCCGAGCTCAGCATCATCAACCGCCTCCGCCACAAGCACCTCGTCCGCCTCGTCGGTGAGCCCGCGTTCCTGCtcacctccggccgccgccgccgccgccgcctgctgacCATTTCTCGATTCTTTTATTCGCCTGTGGCGATACTCGCACATGGTTTGTCCATTAACAATGGCAACTCGAACGCGATTCGCTCGGCTATCCAGGCGCTGCATGTGCGCACAACAATTTTTCTGCTGACCCTGCACTTTCGTTTAAGACTTTACAGCTCCGATGCGTACAAACTTTGCTAATCAGTAAACTACCAATCGCTGATTAATAACAAACAACATGCATTTGTGTTCATAATGCACCAGTGAATCTTAAAATCTTTACTGAATTTTACCTGTAGAAAATTGCAAAATTTTTACTGAATTAAATTTTGGCATGGTCGACGAATGCAGGGTGGAGCCACGACAAcggcgagctgctgctggtgtACGAGTTCATGCCGAACGGGAGCCTGGACCAGCACCTGTTcggcccggcggcggggcggccgctGCTGGGGTGGGAGCTCCGGTACAGCATCGTCCAGGGCGTGGCATCGGCGCTGCACTACCTGCACGACGAGTACGACCAGCGGGTGGTGCACCGCGACCTCAAGGCCTCCAACATCCTGCTCGACGCCGCCTTCGGCGCGCGCCTCGGCGACTTCGGCCTGGCGCGCGCCATCGAGGCCGGCAAGACCTCCTACATcgacgaggccgccggcggcggtgtgCACGGCACCGTCGGCTACATCGCGCCCGAGTGCTTCCACACCGAGAAGGCCACGCGCGAGTCCGACGTCTACGCCTTCGGCGCCGTCGTGCTCGAGGTCGtctgcggccgccgcccgcgctgcGACGTCGACGGCTTCCACTTCCTCGTCGACTGGGTGTGGCGCCTCCACCGCGACGGCCGCGCGCTCGACGCCGTCGAcgcgcgcctcgccggcgcctTCGACCGGGGCCAGGCCGAGCGGCTGCTCCTGCTGGGGCTCGCGTGCAGCCACCCGACCCCCGCTGAGCGGCCCAGGACGCCGGCCATCCAGCAGATCCTGCTGGGCTCCGTGCCCCCGCCGGCGGTGCCGCCGTTCAAGCCCTCCTTCGTGTGGCCGGCCACCGACGACGCCGGGCTCGACACCGCGTCCACCACGGCCGGCACCACGGCGAGCCAGCTCAGCTTGACGTCGGCGTCGACGTGGAGCGGCCACTTCATGAAGGGCAGCCTGAGGCACGCGTTCCAGCAGGAAGTCTCCGATTCCTTGCCGTGACCGACGGCACAAGCTGTTGGTTGGACACGCTCGATTTGCCATTGTCGCCGTACGTGGAGACTAATTGTCCAAAGCAGAGTGAGCTCCACGAAGGCAACCAAGACGATCGAGACGGAATTGAAGACAGGAGGAGGATGAGCTAGTGATACGGTTGTTCGTTCGTTCGTATGGACATACATTACATGACAGCTTACGTTTTGTTTGAATTCTTCCCACTCTTTCTTGCTTCgttgatttttttatatataaatacATCCCCTCTGTAATTATCTTCACTAGATTTTTTCTACTAATGTTGTTACCTGGCATCGAAGGCTCCAGGAGTTAGTGTAAGCAAAGATTATCCTAAAATCGTAGAGCATGTCGTTTTTCCTCAACTCAAACTTTTCCAGCTCTCATAAGCATCAATTAAGTTTCATTAAATTCGATATAGAATACGTATCCATAGTTAAGGTTGAAAACGGACATACAAAATCCCGTCTCGACGGATAGACAAAATCCCGTCCCGTTCCGTCTGTACTTCTATATTTATCCCGCCTATTTCCGTATTTACGGAAAAATACGGAAATGGTACGGGAAGCGGGAAGTGGTGTATCCCGTTCATATTTGCGGGATCCCGTTTTTAGCCGGGATGATCCCGTATTAGTCCCGTATTTATaaaatatggtaaaaatttAATTGGCACACTATATACCCTCTCTTGTTTCTAAACATCAATCGATGTACTTCACGGTTTAATCATAGGAAACATGAAACATTGatcatatttttagaaaaatagctTGCGCAAAAGAGTGTATAGTGTTATATTCATACAAGGTGAATGGTGATTAAATAATAATGCATTCCGGAAGAATTTCCGGTTCCCGTCCGTTTCCGTAACCCGAATATCCCGTTTTCGCTCCCGTTCCCGGCTATTCCGCTCCCGTTCCCGTTTTCAGTAATAAAATACGGAAACGGAAATGGTTGAGGTGTTTTCCCGCCCGTTTTCATCTGTTTTCATCCCTATCCATAGTGTCTTTGTTTGGTATGTAAATGTAGATATATTTCCCTTTCTAAATTGTTATTAAAGTTAAAAATTGACCTATGGTAAAACTAAAACTACGCCCATTTGTGACGCTAGTAATGTTTTTCCTGTTCAACTTTTGAGCGGGTATAACACAGACACTTACAAATGCACAACGTCGTTAAATCTCAACATATTTGCTTCCATAGAGAGTTGAATCCAGAACCTCAGGTGCTAACATCTAAGCTATAGACCCTTTCgcattaattttttatttgttattCTATTCCCTTTAAGCATTTAATTTGTGTGGGCTGGCGCAATTGGCCCATTGTCCACAGGCCACAGCCTAACCACCAGTCAAAACTCACGCGTGCATTTGTGAACGGGCTGCAACCGGTTGGTCGACAGCGCCTCAGTAgcgccctctcctcctcctccggaggTCCCCGGTTCGATCCCATGTGGGGACGAATTTCGATGGATTTTCCAGGATTTCCTGGTGGCCTTCAACACATGCTGGGAACTGGTGTCCGAGACCATCTCTTCAAGGCAGGCATATGGGTGTGAGTATAGGGTATAGGTCTTAGCTTGCGCATAGGTggtgtgtgtgtggattgtgtgagtgtggtgtgtgtgagtCTATGTGTAAGTTCAGATACTACAACTTGTACTTAGAGTAAGGCtagtcacaaaaaaaaaactcacgcGTGCATTCTGGATCTTGGCCCGGTGCTCTCCTTCCAGAAATTTAGCCTTAGCGTAACACTAACCACAAAGCCAAGGTGTTCAATTCCTATTgatgaatgattatattttgcCGAACATGGATACAAACAAACGGCAAACTTTCATGATTCAGAGGGAAATTAGATTGTTCTGTGTGGAACTCATCAGTGAGTTACATGGCATATTCAACATATATAATTGCATGAGCATGCAATTGGCGAATCATAATAGTATAATCTTCATTTGCAACATGTCAACTTTGCTGGAATCATGCTGAAATTacataaaaaagaaaagtttcGTGTTTGTAAAAACAAAATACGCAGCATGTCGGGGAAACTTTTGAATTAGATCAGAAGGTCCACGGCAAAGACAGCTTTGCCAGCCAATGTTTACCGTGTGCTCTTTACTGTATGCAATACACGGCAAAGACTTTACCGTGTGccaaaggcacacggcaaataagtCGATTCCGGTAGTGTACTTGCTAATTTGTTTTGTGGAAAGACGCACTGGACGGTCCTCCATGCTTGTTTGTCCCATATATCATCAAGTACGACTGGGTACCTAATAATCAATTTATAAACATTATTATAAAACATTGAGTTATTAGTGACATTCCAGAGAGATATTTCAAATAACAATTCACATTTGATAAAGAACAATGATTATGATTGTCTGAGACTCCCAGTGTCACAATGCTACAGCTGGCTAGGGTGTAGAGATATATgtgtagtactccctccgtttttattTACACGTCATATTTGATTTGTCCTAAATCAAACTTGACTAACTTTGaccaaatctatagaaaaatatagcaacaattATACTATCCAATATCTACACTATCAACATATACTTCATGGTAGATTCAAtaaaacaaatttggtattgtaaatgttattatttcttTCTATAAGTTTGGTCAAAGTTTGCCAAGTTTGACTTAAAACAaacctaatacgacatgtaaataaaaatagaggaaGTAGGATACAGAGTTATTATGGACTCCATGTCCTATGCGTATAATACTTGCTCATGTAATGCTCTCCTTCAAGGAGACATTCATGTATCCTATAATAGGACTCTCCTGTCCAGACTACATAATGAACATCACCGCCATCCTAAGCGGTCAAGACGTTCCATTGAATTCCACAAGGGGGACTCTTTGTCCATCATCATTGGAGTCAAAGGATTAGAAATCTAGTTCTAGGTGGGGATAAGTGAATCTAATCTGAACATTTACCCTGTGTATTGGTGCAGATTCTCTTGTTTTAATGAATTGTGACAAAATACCAGGTCAGAAAATTGAAAACATAAATAAGGATCATGCGTTATTTCTATAGGCATCCTGCATTTTATGTTTATTAACTGATAAAATATATGTATAGGTAAGCTAGGCTAAATTATTTGACCCTTCTACAGTGCATTGATGCATGAAGCACCTCCTTTATGCATGTATATATCTTGCGATTAAGATCAGATCATAGGAGAATGAGATAAATTGGCATAATCATCATGATCCATTGTTTGCTTATGGATTTGATATATACTAAGATCCGATCATAGTTGAAACTTGCACCTATGTATTGCTTGGAAACATTTTATTGTACATCCCATAACCACATTCCCACTCATTCAAAATGATGATCAGAAATTTCTAGTGCACAAGTTTATACCAGACCTTCAACAAATAAAAGCTCAATCTTAGTGACATCATTTCATACCTTTTATTTTCAAGATGATCTCTTGTTATTTGCACAAGGTCCCACTACTGCAATAACAATTAATCGAGGCGTTTTGTGCAACCGCCTCGGAACCAAGGTCACGGTAAATGACCTATTTTCTGAGGTGGTTGCATGCCCGCCTcaattaatcaaataaaaaaattaaaaaaagccCATCGATGAGCCCGCTAAGCTCATTGCCGCTGCTGGCTGGCcgacacgcgccgccgccgcagaccgTGCAGCCAccgcagggaggggagggaggagccgccgccgtgacagaggagtgaggagaggaagaagggagggagaggagatgaCAGTCCAAACCCTCACTCGGGTATATATATGGAACACTGGTAATGGACTTTCTGGGTTACTTTGGACCTCGATATTTTCTGAGACAGACCCTATAAGGTGCCCGCCTTGGTTAATCAATTAACCGAGGCGTTTGGTTTAAAATAACCGAAGAGTGCCCATCTCGGTTAGTCCATTTTGAGAGGCGTTTTTTAACCACCT carries:
- the LOC120712844 gene encoding probable L-type lectin-domain containing receptor kinase S.5, with translation MAARFLVHLILVTAATSAAAATSPATNATAGPRVPAAPGDDGGNVTGFSFSGFVSANRGANVTVLGDANINQGALQITPDSLNDAATFLTHKSGRVLYTTPFRLWQREGHGGADNATAGGGKRVASFSTAFTINIFRPNGTEPAEGLAFVIAPSADEPPAGSSGGYLGLTNAATDGNATNQIVAVELDTEKQPYDPDDNHVGLNVNSVVSVATTSLEPLGIEISPVKPANYTVWVDYDGAARRIAVFMAVAGRAKPRRAVLAEPLDLGAAAAEWSYFGFSASTGRKYQLNCVLAWDMAMEKLPCDDDGGDARRRRTLGLAVGVPVGVTALAAVAVVAYVCAVKRRKVHGGDDSSAITGTMIRSLAGGPREFDYREIRKATNNFDEKMKLGQGGYGVVYRGVVVGDHTSPGGPGSAVEVAVKKFSRASTQGQNDFLAELSIINRLRHKHLVRLVGWSHDNGELLLVYEFMPNGSLDQHLFGPAAGRPLLGWELRYSIVQGVASALHYLHDEYDQRVVHRDLKASNILLDAAFGARLGDFGLARAIEAGKTSYIDEAAGGGVHGTVGYIAPECFHTEKATRESDVYAFGAVVLEVVCGRRPRCDVDGFHFLVDWVWRLHRDGRALDAVDARLAGAFDRGQAERLLLLGLACSHPTPAERPRTPAIQQILLGSVPPPAVPPFKPSFVWPATDDAGLDTASTTAGTTASQLSLTSASTWSGHFMKGSLRHAFQQEVSDSLP